The Lycium barbarum isolate Lr01 chromosome 12, ASM1917538v2, whole genome shotgun sequence genome includes a region encoding these proteins:
- the LOC132623275 gene encoding ubiquitin-conjugating enzyme E2 2-like: protein MRMSTPARERLMRDLKRLHQDPPAGINGAPVDNNIIMLWNVVIFGPDDTPWDGGETMLTLQFTEDYPNKPPRVRFISRMFHPNIHADGSIFLDTLQNQWSLLYDVAAILTSIQSLLCDPNPVFSANAVAAHLFGVNKRVFNRKVREIVEQSWTED, encoded by the exons ATGAGGATGTCAACACCGGCGAGGGAGAGATTGATGAGGGATCTCAAGCGGTTACACCAGGATCCTCCTGCTGGCATCAATGGTGCACCTGTTGACAACAATATTATAATGCTATGGAATGTTGTTATATTCGG TCCCGATGACACTCCATGGGATGGAGGTGAGACAA TGCTTACACTTCAATTTACAGAGGATTATCCTAACAAGCCACCAAGAGTGCGCTTTATCTCCAGAATGTTCCATCCAAATA TTCATGCAGATGGAAGTATTTTCTTGGACACCTTGCAAAATCAATGGAGTCTTCTATATGACGTCGCTGCTATACTTACCTCAATACAG TCTTTACTCTGTGATCCAAACCCTGTCTTCTCAGCTAATGCAGTAGCAGCACACCTGTTCGGTGTGAATAAGCGCGTCTTCAACAGGAAGGTGCGTGAAATAGTTGAGCAAAGCTGGACAGAAGACTAA
- the LOC132623600 gene encoding homeobox-leucine zipper protein HAT7-like — translation MLFSNTGTMAFVPAAPEENDLPPSFPSVFPTSCAPHQEFQGISSVLMRRAMSFDHQDSRADDIDMSDDDGSSQLLGEKKRRLNMEQVKALERSFEIGNKLEPERKMQLARALGLKPRQIAIWFQNRRARCKTKQLEKDYEILKRQCDKIKADNDALKTQNKKLHSELQLLTLRNRESAGGTPILFNLNKENEGSNWNNGSGDENSTIIDVNLGTTTRTSSTSSPHNNHDVYPTVNYKIEQTVPEEGFCNMFTNVEDQTNFWPLPVQQHFY, via the exons ATGCTTTTTAGTAATACCGGTACCATGGCTTTTGTTCCTGCAGCACCTGAAGAGAATGACCTCCCTCCTTCCTTCCCTAGTGTCTTTCCCACTTCTTGTGCTCCTCATCAAGAATTTCAAG GAATTTCATCGGTTTTAATGAGGAGAGCAATGTCATTCGACCATCAAGATTCACGAGCGGATGACATAGACATGTCCGATGATGATGGCTCTTCACAATTACTTGGGGAGAAGAAGAGAAGGCTGAATATGGAGCAAGTGAAGGCACTTGAGAGAAGTTTTGAGATTGGTAACAAACTTGAGCCTGAGAGGAAAATGCAATTGGCTAGAGCTTTAGGGTTGAAGCCCAGGCAGATTGCAATTTGGTTCCAGAACAGAAGGGCAAGGTGTAAGACTAAGCAATTGGAGAAAGATTACGAAATATTGAAGAGGCAGTGTGATAAAATTAAGGCTGATAATGATGCACTCAAGACTCAAAACAAGAAACTTCACTCTGAG TTGCAGTTACTGACTCTGAGGAACAGAGAATCAGCTGGAGGTACACCAATATTGTTTAATCTGAACAAAGAAAACGAAGGGTCTAACTGGAACAATGGAAGTGGTGATGAGAACAGTACAATAATAGATGTAAATCTTGGAACCACAACAAGAACATCATCAACAAGCAGTCCACATAACAACCATGATGTTTACCCAACAGTTAATTATAAAATAGAACAAACTGTCCCTGAAGAAGGATTTTGCAACATGTTCACCAATGTCGAAGATCAAACTAATTTTTGGCCATTGCCAGTGCAGCAACACTTTTACTGA
- the LOC132622045 gene encoding binding partner of ACD11 1 isoform X2 gives MYLGHHTAEVTNLSPEATEKDVYEFFYHCGEIEQVEIIRLSEHASVAYVTFKDTYALEIAVLLSGSTILDQCVRISCLEVPLDEANPWNSYIHKMENGSSSAVNHTNQFVSTPGEAVTVAQQVVVTMIVKGYQLSKDALSKANAFDESHQLSSTAAAKVADLSKRVGLTDKIQSGMETVKCVDDKYHLSEATMSAASYTGKTAVAAATAVVNSSYFSKGALWVSDVLNRAAKVVADLGNNGVKKETVPMEMDQIGK, from the exons ATGTATTTGGGTCATCACACAGCAGAAGTCACTAATCTTTCTCCGGAAGCTACAGAGAAAGATGTCTATGAGTTTTTTTATCACTGTGGTGAAATTGAGCAAGTAGAGATCATCAG ATTGAGTGAACATGCTTCTGTAGCCTATGTTACATTCAAGGATACTTATGCACTGGAAATTGCTGTGTTACTCAGT GGATCCACTATATTAGATCAATGTGTTCGTATCTCTTGCTTGGAAGTCCCACTAGATGAAGCCAATCCTTGGAATAGCTATATACATAAGATGGAGAATGGAAGCAGCTCTGCG GTCAACCATACAAATCAGTTTGTGTCAACTCCTGGAGAAGCTGTGACCGTGGCACAGCAGGTAGTTGTAACCATGATAGTGAAGGGATATCAACTAAGTAAGGATGCGCTATCCAAAGCCAACGCTTTTGATGAGTCTCATCAGCTCTCATCTACTGCAGCAGCAAAGGTGGCAGATCTCAGCAAGAGAGTTGGGCTTACTGATAAAATTCAGTCTGGCATGGAGACCGTTAAATGCGTGGACGACAAGTACCATCTTTCTGAGGCTACTATGTCCGCTGCATCTTATACAGGGAAAACAGCCGTAGCTGCTGCAACTGCTGTTGTTAACAGTAGTTACTTCTCCAAGGGAGCTCTTTGGGTTTCAGATGTTCTGAATCGGGCTGCCAAGGTCGTTGCTGACTTGGGTAATAATGGGGTAAAAAAAGAAACAGTTCCTATGGAAATGGACCAAATTGGTAAATAA
- the LOC132622045 gene encoding binding partner of ACD11 1 isoform X1, translating into MYLGHHTAEVTNLSPEATEKDVYEFFYHCGEIEQVEIIRLSEHASVAYVTFKDTYALEIAVLLSGSTILDQCVRISCLEVPLDEANPWNSYIHKMENGSSSAQVNHTNQFVSTPGEAVTVAQQVVVTMIVKGYQLSKDALSKANAFDESHQLSSTAAAKVADLSKRVGLTDKIQSGMETVKCVDDKYHLSEATMSAASYTGKTAVAAATAVVNSSYFSKGALWVSDVLNRAAKVVADLGNNGVKKETVPMEMDQIGK; encoded by the exons ATGTATTTGGGTCATCACACAGCAGAAGTCACTAATCTTTCTCCGGAAGCTACAGAGAAAGATGTCTATGAGTTTTTTTATCACTGTGGTGAAATTGAGCAAGTAGAGATCATCAG ATTGAGTGAACATGCTTCTGTAGCCTATGTTACATTCAAGGATACTTATGCACTGGAAATTGCTGTGTTACTCAGT GGATCCACTATATTAGATCAATGTGTTCGTATCTCTTGCTTGGAAGTCCCACTAGATGAAGCCAATCCTTGGAATAGCTATATACATAAGATGGAGAATGGAAGCAGCTCTGCG CAGGTCAACCATACAAATCAGTTTGTGTCAACTCCTGGAGAAGCTGTGACCGTGGCACAGCAGGTAGTTGTAACCATGATAGTGAAGGGATATCAACTAAGTAAGGATGCGCTATCCAAAGCCAACGCTTTTGATGAGTCTCATCAGCTCTCATCTACTGCAGCAGCAAAGGTGGCAGATCTCAGCAAGAGAGTTGGGCTTACTGATAAAATTCAGTCTGGCATGGAGACCGTTAAATGCGTGGACGACAAGTACCATCTTTCTGAGGCTACTATGTCCGCTGCATCTTATACAGGGAAAACAGCCGTAGCTGCTGCAACTGCTGTTGTTAACAGTAGTTACTTCTCCAAGGGAGCTCTTTGGGTTTCAGATGTTCTGAATCGGGCTGCCAAGGTCGTTGCTGACTTGGGTAATAATGGGGTAAAAAAAGAAACAGTTCCTATGGAAATGGACCAAATTGGTAAATAA
- the LOC132623604 gene encoding probable WRKY transcription factor 72, producing MEKKIDNSISGATVAREGHNHDEEDIRKALKDDEYKSAIAEVNEVKLENARLKMLLQQIEKDYNSLQTLFFNICQPDSKKSVSPTCTPENIADEEESELVSLRLGRSPSPNEAKKVDKKRSYDKTREEYHSCNQSNDGLKLGLDYTSGISESDIIKPNMDPSPVKVVGPTSEVVKTMRSDDGSVKRAGDDEASQPNVKRARVSVRTKCDYPTINDGCQWRKYGQKISRGNPCPRSYYRCSVAPLCPVRKQVQRCLEDMSVLITTYEGTHNHSLPIEATAMASTTSAAASMLLSGSSSSSQSAKDIRNLPNISKTTPLYLSNSSSNPFPTITLDFTTFPTTSSFTSFNFPSNFQSGSGFLSNSLNFSSPESATIPEILGSGGLNYDSTSTLPYHKNLLNTGSTQKQFDQTFIGKDNNNTSCNKLKEDSSQQALTETLTKAITSDPSFQSVLAAAISSMVGAAKT from the exons atggagaaaaaaattGATAACTCCATCTCAGGAGCTACTGTAGCTAGAGAAGGCCATAATCATGATGAAGAAGATATCAGAAAAGCCTTAAAG gatgatgaatataagtcagCCATAGCAGAAGTGAATGAAGTCAAACTAGAAAACGCAAGATTAAAGATGTTGCTTCAGCAAATAGAGAAGGATTACAATTCTCTCCAAACTCTCTTCTTCAATATTTGTCAACCAGATTCGAAGAAGAGTGTCAGCCCAACATGTACTCCCGAAAACATTGCAGATGAAGAAGAATCTGAACTGGTCTCACTTAGATTGGGGCGTAGTCCGAGTCCAAATGAGGCCAAGAAAGTTGATAAGAAAAGAAGCTACGACAAGACGAGAGAGGAATATCATTCTTGTAATCAGTCCAATGATGGGCTTAAACTTGGGCTGGACTACACTAGTGGAATATCTGAATCAGATATTATAAAGCCCAATATGGATCCAAGCCCTGTTAAGGTAGTAGGCCCAACTAGTGAAGTTGTCAAGACAATGAGAAGTGATGATGGAAGTGTCAAAAGAGCTGGTGATGATGAAGCTTCCCAACCTAATGTCAAGAGAGCTCGAGTATCAGTTCGGACAAAATGCGACTACCCAACA ATAAACGACGGTTGTCAATGGAGGAAATATGGACAAAAGATATCTAGAGGTAACCCGTGTCCACGATCATATTATCGGTGCTCAGTCGCTCCATTATGCCCGGTGAGAAAACAAGTCCAACGATGTCTCGAAGACATGTCCGTTTTGATCACAACTTATGAAGGAACACATAATCATTCACTTCCAATTGAGGCAACTGCCATGGCCTCTACCACTTCTGCTGCAGCTTCTATGCTTCTTTCTGGCTCATCATCAAGTTCTCAATCAGCAAAAGATATCAGAAATTTGCCTAATATTTCGAAAACAACGCCTCTCTACTTATCCAATTCGTCTTCGAATCCATTTCCCACCATCACGTTAGACTTCACCACATTCCCAACCACTTCATCATTCACTAGTTTCAACTTTCCTTCCAATTTCCAATCCGGCTCGGGATTTCTTTCAAACAGCTTGAACTTTTCCTCGCCCGAGTCGGCCACAATACCCGAAATTTTAGGCAGTGGGGGTCTAAATTATGATTCTACTAGTACATTACCGTATCACAAGAACCTTTTAAACACTGGCTCAACCCAAAAACAATTTGACCAAACATTTATTGGAAAGGATAATAATAACACTAGTTGTAATAAATTGAAGGAGGATTCTTCTCAGCAGGCACTAACTGAAACGTTGACAAAGGCAATTACCTCAGATCCTAGCTTTCAATCAGTGCTAGCTGCTGCTATTTCATCAATGGTTGGTGCCGCCAAAACCTGA